The nucleotide sequence TGTCATAGCCTCATCTTTTTATTTTTATGCTGTCGCGTAGGCAGTTCTTACTTTTGTCATGGCAAAAGTAAAAAACCGTTTCGTTGATCTGATGATACTTCCCTGTATTACAGCTCAACGGTGACATCCATGCCACCTACTCAATATTTAAGATTGCTTGAAAGTCACTAAGTTTTTACACCTTTAAGCTTAAACGTCTGTTATTGCCATAGAGTCGTGCCAGCAATAAAACACAGGCAACACTTAGACCTACAATCAGGCCAACCCAAACACCAGCTGCACCCATCTCTGTAAAGCGGGACAGATATACCCCGACCGGGAAGGCGATGACCCAGTAAGCCAGCATGGTAATCCACATCGGCCCCTTGGTATCCTGCATGCCGCGCAGACAACCTGCTGCACTGATCTGCCAGGCATCCATCAGTTGATAGGCAATGGCAAACAGAATCAGATAGACCGCAATTTGGGTCACGATCATATCTGAGGTGTAGAGTGCCACGATTTCATTGCGGAAAACCCAAAGCAGAATCATGGTCAGGATCGCCAGAATAGTGGCAGTAATCAGGCCGAGATATTGTACTTTACGCATGGCTTGCCAGTTCTGTTCACCATAGTAGGTGCCGACCCGAATGGTCAGGGCAATTGCCAGTGACATGGGAATCATGAACAGTTGTGAAGTGACAGAAATAGCAATCTGATGGGCAGCGACAATGGTCTCTCCCAAAGGACTCAGCACAATTGCCGCTGTACTGAAAATACTGACCTCAAAGAAGATCGCCAATCCAATCGGAAAACCCAGTTGCAGAATACGCTTCACCCATTCCGGGTTGATTTTTTCCCAGTGAGTAAAAGGCTGGGTACGTTGATAGGCTCTGTTTTTAAAGATATACAATGCCAGAGTCATGAGCATTAACCACTGCAAAATCGCTGTGGCAAACCCACAGCCTGCACTGCCTAGGGCCGGAACAGGGCCAATACCATACATAAAGATATAGTTCAGCGGAACCAGCAAAACCAGGGCCAATAAACTAATGACGGTAACCGGACGCGGATTTCCAATCGCTTCTGAGTAGCCGCGTAAGGCTGCATACATGGTTACCGCAGGCATACCAAAACCAATGGCATGCAGAAATAAACTGGCTTTAGGCTGTAAGCTTTCCGGTACACCCAAGAGTGGCAAAGTGGCGGGCAGGAGTTGCAAAATCAGGCCGGCAATTACTCCAAGGATCAAGGCGACCCAAAGTGATTGACGTGCAATGGTGGCAATTTTTTCAGGTGTGCGTGCGCCGTTAGCTTCGGCAACCAAAGGCGTCGTGGCAATCATAATGCCACTAAACAGCAGCATCACCGGAATCCAGAGTCCTACTCCGACGGCAATCGCGGCAAGATCGGTAGCAGACAGGTGACCGGCCATAATGGTATCAATCAGGCCCAGACCAGCCTGAGAAAATTGGGTCACCAGAATAGGCAGCATCAGATGAAAAAGTTTTTTTAATTCAAAACCAAAGGTTGTGACTGGTGAAACATTCGACACAAAAATTACTCATCGTGATCATGTGCTTAAATAGAAGGTTTAGCGTTGTAAAGTGAGAAGCACACCAATAAAAATTACCACGCCGCCTAAAAGACGTTGCCAATTAATCGGCATTTTTTCATTACCCAATAATCCCAGATGATCGACCAGCATCGACATCATCATCTGACCAAAAATAATGAGACTGCTAAGAACCAGAAAGCCAAGTTTGGGCGCTGCATAAATGCTCATACTAATCGCATATACACCCACGATTCCCCCGAGCCATAAATACCAGGGAACACTCATCAGTTCCTGTAAACCGGGTTTGGGATTGGACTGAAAAAGTACGATTACGGCGAGCACTATTGTACCAATCAAAAAGGAAAAAAATGCAGCTTGAATAGGAGAATATAAATATTCTTTTAGTTGTGTGTTAATTGCGGTCTGGAGTGTCAATAAAACACCGATTGCAAAAACTAAAGGAAGTAAAATAATAAGTTGAGAAGATATTTTCATAATTTTAACTGACTAATTCTATTTAAATTTTTAGGTATATCACACGATCAAATTTAATTTTAGCAGTGTTGCCGCCGAGTCATGTTAAAATTCCGCTATATCTTGTAATCGTTTTTGAGTAGTTCTTTGGCTGAATTGAATCCTGCTGCTGTCCCTTTGTCCTTATATATTCATATGCCTTGGTGTGTGCGCAAATGTCCTTATTGTGACTTCAATTCGCATGCGGTTCCGGATGGTCAGCTATCACTGGAATTGGAACAGGAATATTTACGAGCACTGGTGGAAGACTTTAAAACTCAGGTCGATTTTGCCCAAGGCCGGCAGATTCACAGTGTCTTTATTGGTGGGGGGACGCCGTCACTGATTTCTGCCCCAGGCTATCAATGGTTATTTGATCAGCTCAAAGCCGTTATTCCCTTTGCCGAAGGCTGTGAGATTACGCTGGAAGCCAATCCCGGTACGGTCGAACATGATCCGTTTGCCGGTTATTTGCAGGCCGGAATTAACCGTCTGTCGATTGGGGTGCAGAGTTTTAATACCGCTCATCTCAAGCGTTTGGGACGGATTCACAGCAATGAAGATGCGATTTCTGCGATTGGGCTGGCACGTGAAGCCGGTTTTCAGCGGATTAATGTTGACTTGATGCATGGTTTGCCTGAACAGACCTTGGATCAGGCTTTACATGATTTAAAACTGGCGGTAGAACAGGGCGCTACGCATATTTCCTGGTATCAGCTGACGATTGAACCAAATACGGTATTTTTCCGGACTCAACCGATGTTGCCTGTCGATGAAATATTGGAAGATATTCAGGAGCAGGGTGAGCTCTACTTAAAAGCTCAGGGTTTTATCAACTATGAAGTTTCGGCTTGGCGTAAAGAATTGCCTTCAGCGCATAATCTGAATTACTGGCAGTTTGGTGATTATCTGGCAATTGGTGCCGGAGCACATGGCAAAGTCACTCAACCGGATGGCGTGTATCGGTTCCAGAAAACTCGTTTACCTAAGGACTACTTAGCCAAAATACCTGCCGAACATGTGCAGTTTAAGCGCATTGAAGATGCCGACTTGCCTTTTGAATTTATGATGAATGCGTTACGTTTAAATCAGGGCGTGGAAGCCAAACTCTATGCCGAACGTACCGGTTTGAATCTGGATACTTTACATGAGTTACTCAGCTCTTTACGTGACAGAAAATTAATGGTCGATGATCAAGACCGGCTTTCATGTACCGAGCAAGGGCATATCTTTTTAAATTCGGTATTAGAAGAATTTCTTTAATTGATTTTAATTCGCTGCTCATTTTTGGAAAAACTCTCGTAAATCTATATGAGGGTTTTTTTATTGTGCAGATTTCCCTAGGTCAGGAATTTTTTATAGCCTAGAGGTTATCTGTTTTCAGATCTTCGATGTAATCTTTGAAAAGAAAACAGCAAACTTTAAAAATCTCAGGCACAAAAAAAGCACTCTTAGAGTGCTTTTTTTCAATATCTTGCTTCTAAATTATAGAGCAACGATATTTACAGCTGTAGGGCCTTTTTGACCTTGAGCTACGCTGAAAGAAACCTTTTGGCCTTCAACTAAAGTTTTGAAACCTGAACCAGTGATTTCGCTGAAGTGAGCAAAAACGTCTGGACCTGATTCTTGTTGAATGAAACCGAAACCTTTAGTTTCGTTGAACCATTTTACTGTACCGTTAACTGTATTAGACATAATATAACCTATTGAATCGTATGAATTTATAGCCAAAATTTCAGATGACTAACTGTAACTTTGAAAAATAAAAAGGATGGAGCTTTTTGATCTGTAATACGAAGGTTTATGACTAAAACTGCGATACTTAAAAGAAGACTAACCAAAACAAGAATTTTTCTAGTTGGGATTATCATACCGCTTATTTTGAGATATACAAGCGTTTTATTTGGCTAATTTATTAGGATGTTGAAAAATATAAAATTAAATTTGTATATTTTCTATCCAAAAGGGTTTTTAAAGTTAAACAAGAGCATCTGTGTCAATAAAAAGAGCGCCGAAGCGCTCTTTTCAAGTCAGTTTACAGCTTAGTAATCGAAGCTAAAGTGTTCTGGCGCGAGTGCCGTCATGGTTTTAGATGGATTCACCATTGCTTCAGCATGACCTTGGGTGCGTGGCAGGATACGTTCGAAATAAAAATCAGCGGTTTTGATTTTCGCTTTATAGAACTCTGGTACTTCAGCACCTTCGCCAGATGCCAGTTTGGCTGAAGCGACTGCGGCTTGTTGTGCCCAGAAGTACGCCATCATCACATAACCGGAGAACATCAGGAAATCGACTGATGCAGAAGAAACGATGTCGCGGTCCTTACGTGCAGCCAGCATGATACGCACAGTTAGTGCATTCCACTGTGCACAGAGCTTGGTTAAATCCCAGGCAAAGCGGCGCATATATTTATTACGTGCATGCTGACCGCAGAATTTCAGGATTTCAGCAGTGTAATCACGAATAACTTTACCTTTTGATGTCAACAGCACTTTACGGCCAATCAGATCCAGTGCCTGAACACCTGTTGTGCCTTCATACAGGGTAGAGATACGTGAGTCACGTACGATCTGTTCCATGCCCCATTCTTTGATATAGCCATGTCCACCGAAGACTTGCATACCGTGATTTGATGCCTCATAACCCATTTCGGTCAGGAAGCCTTTCAGGATTGGAGTATAGAACCCAAGATGGTCATCATGCTGTTCAAATGCTGTAGTATCGCCACGCAGCAAAGCATCATTCATGTTGTCGGCAATTTTTGCTGCATGATAAATCATGGCACGGCCACCTTCAGCAATGGCTTTTTGCGTCAATAGCATACGGCGGACATCAGCATGGTGAATGATCGCATCCGCTACTTTTTCCGGATCTTTTTTGCCAGACAGGGCGCGCATTGACATACGCTCTTTGGCATACGGTAAAGCACCCTGGAATGACAATTCAGCATGACAAATACCCTGAATCGCAGTACCAATACGCGCCGTGTTCATAAAGGTGAACATAGCGTGCAAGCCTTTATTCGGTTCGCCAATCAGGTAGCCAGTCGCATTGTCAAAATTCAGTACAGCCGTTGCTGAAGCGCGAATCCCCATTTTGTGTTCAATCGAACCGCAGTTCACTGGATTACGCTCGCCGATCCCGCCATCTGCAGCAGCAATAAATTTCGGTACGATAAACAAAGAAATCCCTTTGGTACCTTGCGGCGCATCTGGAAGGCGTGCCAGTACGATATGTACGATATTTTCAGTCAGGTCGTGCTCACCTGCGGAAATAAAGATTTTGGTGCCTGAAATGGCATAGCTGCCATCTTCTTTCGGCTCTGCTTTGGTCTTAACTTGACCCAAGTCAGTACCACATTGCGGCTCAGTCAGACACATGGTGCCCGCCCAAGTTCCTGCAACTAAGTGAGGCAGATACGTGTTTTTCTGCTCATCGGTACCATATTGCATGATAGTGTTGATACAACCCACACTTAAACCCGGATACATCTGGAATGACCAGTTTGCAGTCCCCATCATTTCCGATTTGATCAGGTTTAAAGACATTGGCAGGTTTTGGCCACCAAATTCTTCAGGATAAGACAGACCTTGCCAGCCACCTTGTACGAACTGGTCGTAAGCTTCTTTAAAGCCTTTCGGTGTTTTTACTTCGCCATTTTCAAAATGACAGCCTTCTTCATCACCGCTTTGATTCAACGGCGACAGTACATTTTCACAGAAATCTGCAGCGCCTTCTAAGATCATATCTACCGTGTCGGCATCGGCATATTCACCATTCGACAAATTCTGGTAGTGCGCAGGGTAGTCAAGCACTTCATTCATAAGGAAGCGAATGTCGTGTAAAGGGGCTTTATATGCTGGCATGCGTTTAATCCTGATTGAAATTAGTTTTGGATTATCTGTATCGATTCTTTGATTATTCACATTCGGGATAAAAAAACATTGATGAATTCAGTGAATAAAAATGTCAGAAAAGCGAATCGATTTTTAAGGCTAATGAATGAAATCATCGAATTTCATCATTAGGTGTTTACATTACAGGAAGATTAAAAACTTGTTATATCAATGGAATTTAATGAGTTAAAAGGTGATTTGTCCAGTATATTTTTGTATGAATTGTGCTCGGATTCAGGTGGCAAAATAACTCATTTTAAAATGTCATTAAAACCAATCCATGGTTTTTCAGCTTATAAAAAGTAGTAGGAGGGAAGTAAAGGGTTGCAGTTGCAACCCGAACTGAACTCATTAGAGAGATAGGGGTTTTAAAGAAACTCTTTTAAATCCGGTTTGATACCATTCCAGATGTAAAAAGATTCAATTGCTTGACCGACCAGCATGCCAAAACCTTCAGATGTCGGTACACCGCGTGCCTTGGCTTGATCCAGAAAGGAAGAAGATTTGCCATAGGCCATTTCATAGGCCCGTTTAAACTGTAGCGTTTCCG is from Acinetobacter lwoffii and encodes:
- the hemW gene encoding radical SAM family heme chaperone HemW; the encoded protein is MAELNPAAVPLSLYIHMPWCVRKCPYCDFNSHAVPDGQLSLELEQEYLRALVEDFKTQVDFAQGRQIHSVFIGGGTPSLISAPGYQWLFDQLKAVIPFAEGCEITLEANPGTVEHDPFAGYLQAGINRLSIGVQSFNTAHLKRLGRIHSNEDAISAIGLAREAGFQRINVDLMHGLPEQTLDQALHDLKLAVEQGATHISWYQLTIEPNTVFFRTQPMLPVDEILEDIQEQGELYLKAQGFINYEVSAWRKELPSAHNLNYWQFGDYLAIGAGAHGKVTQPDGVYRFQKTRLPKDYLAKIPAEHVQFKRIEDADLPFEFMMNALRLNQGVEAKLYAERTGLNLDTLHELLSSLRDRKLMVDDQDRLSCTEQGHIFLNSVLEEFL
- a CDS encoding acyl-CoA dehydrogenase C-terminal domain-containing protein encodes the protein MPAYKAPLHDIRFLMNEVLDYPAHYQNLSNGEYADADTVDMILEGAADFCENVLSPLNQSGDEEGCHFENGEVKTPKGFKEAYDQFVQGGWQGLSYPEEFGGQNLPMSLNLIKSEMMGTANWSFQMYPGLSVGCINTIMQYGTDEQKNTYLPHLVAGTWAGTMCLTEPQCGTDLGQVKTKAEPKEDGSYAISGTKIFISAGEHDLTENIVHIVLARLPDAPQGTKGISLFIVPKFIAAADGGIGERNPVNCGSIEHKMGIRASATAVLNFDNATGYLIGEPNKGLHAMFTFMNTARIGTAIQGICHAELSFQGALPYAKERMSMRALSGKKDPEKVADAIIHHADVRRMLLTQKAIAEGGRAMIYHAAKIADNMNDALLRGDTTAFEQHDDHLGFYTPILKGFLTEMGYEASNHGMQVFGGHGYIKEWGMEQIVRDSRISTLYEGTTGVQALDLIGRKVLLTSKGKVIRDYTAEILKFCGQHARNKYMRRFAWDLTKLCAQWNALTVRIMLAARKDRDIVSSASVDFLMFSGYVMMAYFWAQQAAVASAKLASGEGAEVPEFYKAKIKTADFYFERILPRTQGHAEAMVNPSKTMTALAPEHFSFDY
- a CDS encoding cold-shock protein, whose translation is MSNTVNGTVKWFNETKGFGFIQQESGPDVFAHFSEITGSGFKTLVEGQKVSFSVAQGQKGPTAVNIVAL
- a CDS encoding DMT family transporter; this translates as MKISSQLIILLPLVFAIGVLLTLQTAINTQLKEYLYSPIQAAFFSFLIGTIVLAVIVLFQSNPKPGLQELMSVPWYLWLGGIVGVYAISMSIYAAPKLGFLVLSSLIIFGQMMMSMLVDHLGLLGNEKMPINWQRLLGGVVIFIGVLLTLQR
- a CDS encoding MATE family efflux transporter, which translates into the protein MSNVSPVTTFGFELKKLFHLMLPILVTQFSQAGLGLIDTIMAGHLSATDLAAIAVGVGLWIPVMLLFSGIMIATTPLVAEANGARTPEKIATIARQSLWVALILGVIAGLILQLLPATLPLLGVPESLQPKASLFLHAIGFGMPAVTMYAALRGYSEAIGNPRPVTVISLLALVLLVPLNYIFMYGIGPVPALGSAGCGFATAILQWLMLMTLALYIFKNRAYQRTQPFTHWEKINPEWVKRILQLGFPIGLAIFFEVSIFSTAAIVLSPLGETIVAAHQIAISVTSQLFMIPMSLAIALTIRVGTYYGEQNWQAMRKVQYLGLITATILAILTMILLWVFRNEIVALYTSDMIVTQIAVYLILFAIAYQLMDAWQISAAGCLRGMQDTKGPMWITMLAYWVIAFPVGVYLSRFTEMGAAGVWVGLIVGLSVACVLLLARLYGNNRRLSLKV